The nucleotide window CATAGCTGTATTAGAAGCTAAAGCTGAAAAGGGCAGCAAAGCGGCTCAACAACAAGATGTAGAAATGGAGAACTCGGAGAGTCAGAATGCTGCAAACGACAACAAAGCTGTTGAGAATGGTGAAGTTGAAATGAAAGACATGAGCAAGGAACAATCTACTGCCGAAGCACAAATGGTGGATGTTAATTCTGAAAAACcaaatgaagaaataaaactgGAGGAAGTTAAAGATCAACCTAAAGACGAGCAACCAAAAGatgaaaaaatacaagtaGATGCCAAAACAGAGAAAGCTTCAGAGAGCACGGAAGTTGCCCAGCCACAGATTGCGGATACCCGACCCGAGGAACAAGTCAAGGAAAAAACTCCTGAAATCAAAACCGacgaacaaaaacaaaacgaaaatatagaaaaagaaaagaaaagccCCAAGAAAGGCatcaaaaatgtaaagaaacgGGATAAGAGTAAGGATAAGAAGGATGCAACTAATGATAGTATTAAGGATGTAAATGTTGAAAAGAAGGATAATAAACCTGAAAATAAACAGGAAGATGATAAAAAAGATAGCACGGAACAAAAGGAGATTATAGAAGAAAAGAAAGACGAGAAAGTGGGAGAAGAAAAGAAAGATGTTGCAGATGTGAATGTGGAACAGAAGAAGGACAATAAGTTAGAATCAATGCAGGTGGACGGCAAAGGCGACAAGACGGAGCCGCAAACGATGGAAGTAGACAATGCGGCCGCTAgtcaataaatatagtttgcTTTAGTGAATTGTTTGTTGTAGATACACAGCTAGGAGCTGGCAGAGTCGCACGATGCCTACAATCGCCTTTTCCTTCTTCGTGTTAATTCTTTGTGTCTAATATCGAGGTGTTGACATGTATCACtgtttatgtttgtaaattttaagtttttaacacCTTACTTTGCGTAAAGTACGCTGTCCTTAGGATTTGAAATGGTCTCCTCTCACCTAAAtcctaatatttattaatttattgttgatCAGTACTTGATAACACAAATTTCTCAATAAACATATATCAAACAACTtatgtgttttaattattaaaacaatctttatatatttcatattatatattatcatcacttatatactaataataatttccttcaaatataaataagcatTTACAATAGATCACATTGatgacattaaataatatgcaCACTATAAGAGACTATAAACATTGaatttttctctttaataaattcaattatattaagtatataagacgacagattatttattttacacaaaacatACAATCAAATTAACTTTACAATTCAAAGTGCAACAAATCAGtcttaaattaatcttataatTTGTTCaagaacatattatataaCCAACCATCTACTGGGCAAGTAATATTTCCAAACCTGTACAACTTAGATCTTTTAAGAAACAAGCACAGATGGGCACAGTTAAactaaaagttaacttcgttaatcgttaattcgttaattaaaaaattaacttcgttaatcgttaaagcgttaaattctcgaaaatttaacgcaagttaaagttaatcgttaacagttaaccataccaaaattatacatactaatttcacacttatgtggcgacacttgtttaaaatagtaatttgactatacattctataacacattagtattggagacaagtatgaatgcattatagtatatttcattatacagtgtggaaagcctgtcattgcaaagagttccgacaaatgtctacccgagctgAGGcacagccgaaggtgagggttgacagtaggaacaagttgtaatgatggtaccgcacgtgtactaaacaactatttttaactagcttttacccgcgactctgtccgcgcggaataaaaaataggaaacggggtaaaaattatcctatgtccgtttcctggttctaagctacctgcccaccaattttcagtcaaatcgattcagccgttcttgagttataaatagtgtaactaacacgactttcttttatatatatatatagactgtcgcccgcgactccgtccgcgcgcagttaaaaaaaagaaaaaaaaaatgaaaaatagatgttggccgattctcagacctactgaatatgctcacaaaatttcatgagaatcagtcaagccgtttcggaggagtacggtgacgaaaactgtgacacgagaattttatatatcagatatagttgcgaaaaaatgaagcaatttaatagaataataaaaacacaataaactcaactaactaacaTTTTTGgtaaatggcgccaaccgtaaaagaatataagcagagattttttttgtttttttcgccTATTCTGGGCAGGAAAAGGGAACTACGGCCAtacagccaagtcttcagtagaatatttttattgatatgaaatgaaaatgaaatttaataagatgaaataaaattaaacctaacctaattcattaaatcaaatcattaactctgatattgtaacaaattaggagcttctttttagaaatgtttgcatgaatcataaaaacttcaatgattctttttttttgtaaaaacttcgtggttggttttttttaatagacattattttgacagttgagaaagagaacgcacgagcttggaaaagctaaagaaaaagcacgagtaaaaaagtgttttaatacagttgctcaaaaaaaGTAGCGTACGAGGCATGCCTTTTAAGTTTTGtcgtttgaagaaaaaaacacaactagaatcttataatactttttattgtttttaaaggtaTTCACCACGTAGCTTAATACACTTTTCCATTCGCTCAAACcagttattataacatttattccaCTCTAAAGTGGGGGTGTTGAAAATGACTCACTTGAAAGCGTCGACTGCTTCTTCACCAGGCTGGAACCTTTGACCACGAAgacttttcttaattttaggAAATGTAAAGAAATCGTTAGGGCTTAGGTCAGGACTGTATGGAGGATGGTCAAGAATTTCTACTTTTTCCTGCTTCAAATACTCAATCGTTTGACGAGCGCTGTGTAAGCTTGCGTTGTCGTGGTGCAGGATAATGCGTCGCTTTGAGTAAGATTTTCGCGTTTCGGCGATGACTTGTGGTAAACAAACTATGGTATACCACTCTGCATTCACCGTTCTACGATCTTCAAGTGCAATTGTCGCAACATGGCCTTTTTTTCCAAAGAAGGTGGCCCACCATCTTCTTTAAAGTGCTTCGCGGACGAACAACTTTAGTCGGCTTTGGCTTGTCTTGAAAGACCCAGATTGTAGATTGTTGTTTGGAATCAGGATCGTAGGCATAGATCCAAGATTCGTCACTACTGATGATATCGTAGACGTGGTTTGACTCTCCTCGGTCCAACCTTTGCAGAGTTTTCTTACACCATCTGACGCGGGCCGCCTTGTGATCGTCTGAAAGCAGATGCGGTATCCAACGGCAAACTAGCTTTCTCACACCAAGCGCTTGATGCAAGATCTTCTGAATAGTTGTCCCTGAGATGCCTAATAGAACCTCTATCTCTCGATACGTCACATGACGATATTCGAGAATTAGTTGTCTCACAGCAATGATGTTATCTTCGGTGAAGGCGGATTTTGGACGTCCTTCGCGAGATTTTTCACTAAGACTAGTATGTCCACGCTGGAATTCTAAATACCAGCGTTCGACAGTCCGCAGACATGGGGCTTCATCACTGAACACAGATGTTAGCTCTTCAAAACACTGAAGCCGTGTCAGGCGTCTTTTAAAGTTGTAGAAAATTATTGCACGAACAGTTTCCTTAGAAAGATTCATTTTCGTACGTTACCTGGCAGATTCAAATCGACGCTGTGACTAAACAATAGCATTAATCTTAATACTTTCAACtgttttaagattcaaaatgtaaacacactcgaatataaaacagttcaaatttcaaaattgccGGGAAATATTAAAACGACAGAACTTAAAAGGCATGCCTTGTATTGCAGTGACgtagagcgttcggaatgtgggctattacatattCGTGCTTtttactcgtaatgaaatatactatttcgaaccttctttttgtcctgttggtcacgtctttcccggacgctctgatgcatcacacttgcacccGAACTTCagatatatcaattatcaactcgttcgttcaccattcgagtcgctgacagtcgcccaacatagctgaacttacgagcgtggcgtggcgcgtaatttaaacaaaatgacagcacgtctccaagtttttaatttaacgattaacgtacttttattaacggaagttgagtttaacggaagttaacaaaagcgctaacactttttgaagttaacttaaaagttaatccgttaagcaaaatgttaacttcgttaattaacgattaacggattaacgagttaatgcccagctctggaaACAAGTATATCTTTTTCAAAGACAGACAAGTTGCTATAGTGTTATGGCTGTCCATAAGCATCAGTAATCTTACCAAGAACAGCTCATTTATCTTCATCAGCACAGAAtgtgaattaattttcatttttcctACTCCCATTCCTTCATCACTTTGTCCCAATCTTCGTCTGTGATGAAAGGTTTATCTATACATGCGATCATGTATTCACCACAGAAGATGCATTCACTAGCAACAATATCATCTATCTCGTTGCGGATGACCTCTCTGAGTGGCAGACCGCTGGCAGTCACCGCAGCCAGCTCAGCGCTAGACAACACTGACAGACGTCTCTGCAAGTCGCTCAGCTTGTTGCGACGTGCTGGACCTGTTCaaattatcatcagctcactataaatCCTCACTAAGGGACTCACACTACCCTcagttaagggtgactaggccatagtcaaccacagacaaatgcgggttgacttcacacatatttttgaatttttcgcAGATCTTTgatttccttcatcgtaagaacgtagGATAATATTGCACGAAGTttgaaaactattaaatagttttcatattgaatattgtaaccctttttacaatgttaaatttttaaattgataatctCCCTTCCATGTActacatttcaaaaataaaggGAACAGTAAATGTGTGAACAGAGAATTAAGATTACCCTCCCCCTAAAATAATGACAAATTATCCATAAAACATTCACAGCGAGGTTCATAATAACTGTAGAGGGCGCTACAAGCTTGTACTCAATATTTATGTGTGACTTACTGAGTGTTGGCTGTATCTCTGTGAGCAGACAATCTGCGTGGAAGCGATGAGCGCAGGGAAACAGGTAGAAGGGGCGCAGCAGCAGCGCCAGTGCGCACGCGCAGCACGCGTCTGACACAGACACAACCACGCTGCGGTTGCGGAACGACTGGATCTCATCGCGAACCTAACACACAACAAACGTATGATGACCCCTAATAATTTGCCCCTCCTCCTTAAATTTGCCAACTTACTCCCCGTTTCGTGATCACCATAGTGTAGAATTAATGACACTAAAGGTCACTCTTAGTGACTacttaacgagttaatgcaaagttaaaattaaactttcaaaTTCTAATTAAAACTGTGTAaagcagtgtttcccaaagtgggcgataacgcccccaagggggcgttatgtAACCTAGgtgggggcgataaggggcccaaaaaatggggggcattgaaattaattaaagtaatgaaattgtggtttttaagttttagggctgaataaaaattaggggcgctctgaaatataattgattttcaaagggggcggtgaaagaaataagtttgacaatcactggtgtAAAGTCTTATGtgtgttttgttaatttttgctTTGCTAAAAGCAAccctcaaaataaaaaagaaatctttaaTTGTATTGACTTTCTACTCACACATTCCGCTGATTTAGAAGCCTCTTCCATTTCCGCCTTCAGGTCTTCTATTTGTGTATTGTACTCctgaaatacaaacaaaaaaaaatgccatTTCTATGTAGTAATAACAATTCATTGCagtaattacaattacaaatcaAATGTAGAGGAAAGGGAAGTCATACACCAGATCCAAATGgctggcaacgcatctgcatttccTCTGGTGTTTGGTCCCTTTCCCCCAGTTTCCCCAACAAACCAAGAAAGGTTTCCTTACTTGAAGTGACTGACAAATGGGTTCTCTAAAATGATCTATGGTGACCACATCGCTGAAGAATGGCAGGATGTCTTCAATTTTGATGAGAGGACACTCTTGCAATAAACTCATCGCTTCCTTTAAGTCCTGGTTTTTCGTAATAACATGTTCAGCTGAAAGTAAAGTAACATCTTATTGTAAAAGAATCAGGTAAAActtctttttatctttaaaacaaagatataaattttaataaattttttattcagtacATATTTAGAATATAGCGTACTCTTTCTgatatctctctcactcatgTAACAAAATGTGCCTACACGTGATGcgtttttcaaaataatattctagTAATGAAATGGAATCTATtaagttttacttaaaaatagataataaaggTATAAGAACGATTTAGTACTTAGATTATTGCTGATATAGtgcttttcaaatatcttggcggtcCAAGATCACCAGCGAGCTGCGTAATGCCCTGCCCCCGCATCTCGATACACTTAGAATTGtcttaaaaagtataaaccaagatatctgaaaactacTATACTAAAATACCcaattaatatacttttatgttaAACGATGACTACTTACCTATAGTGAGCCACAATCTCCGCTGCATCTCAGTGTCCTCTGGCATAGCGGCAACACTCTTGGCAAGTGGCACATCTACATCCAGCGCGCGCTCCACCGCCGCCTCCCACAGACCCAGCAGTGCTGACAGCTTCACACATGCTTCCGGCACATTCTTCTCACGACAAATCCTGacacatgttttaatttagacACTAATAACTTTaccattttcattttctaataGAAATACCTTACCTTAAAGCATAATGTACATCGAAGTTAACCATATCCAAGCTCTGTCCCTGTCTGGATAAATATCTCATCAATGCTGGCTTGTTCCTCTCGGCATACAGtgttaataagtaattatgtATCGCCTTGTCTTTCCCGTTAAAGTTCTGAACTATATACTCTAGATATCTTATAATTTCCAATACATGCTTATCATCGTTCTCGCAACCAAGGAAAGCTGGCAACAGTTTCGAAGGTGTCAAACTATGGCCTTGCGATATGAGAGCATCCACGGTGTGTTTTGGTGCTGCCTCCATTAGCATAGGTGCAAATTGATAGTACAAATCCGGTCTCCGTAACCCTTGCAAGATTTTCAAAGCCTCCAAGTACGAtttcttgtaaatattttgctcTATAACGTTCTCGTAATCTTCATTGATTATAGTCAATTTGATCAGATTGTGTTTGTCGCCATGAGAAGCCATTAAGTCGTATATAACCGATTTCACATGATGCATACAATTCATCACTTTAGGTtgtaaaagaaacatttcaaaGTCGCTTTGTATCTGACAGTATTCATCGGAATCTTCTTTCCCCTTCCGCCGTAAGAATCCAAGTTGAGACAGGTATAACTCTGTCATCCAAATAACGATCATTGAAATTAAAGTCTTATCGTCTTCATTGAGAGCATCTATTCGTTTggctaaataaaattttagagcATTTGTTTGATTGACTTCTAAAAATTTGAGGCATACAGTTTCAAAACTACATTGCGTCTCGGCAAATATTTCGACGCTTTTCTCATATTCACCTCTAGAGAAGAGTAATTCTGCTTGTTTAACGTTTATTATGTCTATAAAAGCTGGATTATTGTGACAATACTGTTTAGCTAAATCGAATTCCTCCTTATCTGAATAAATTCTCCATACATTTCTTTCCTCGCGAATCACTTTGTACCTAAAGACAGCTTTATCGGTAACCGCCCAAATGGTCCTTCGAATCGGATCTTTGacgatgttttttaattttccatgAGCTTCCGAGTAAGTGTCTTGGTATACAAGTTCTTGGTTTAAAAGAGAAACTGCTTTAACTTTGTCAGAAAACATAAGAATAGCGTGGAATTCAGTTAACACAAAAGCTAACGGTGTCTTTTCGGCTGCGTCAGATTTTTCAGACACTAAGTCTTTTGTGTCTATCTTCTCTGCTGGATAATTTATCAGCTCGCCTTGAGTGAAGAGcgaatttgaattttgttgGGAAGTTGGATCCAACTGTAAATAAttacgtaaaattttatagttttctacTGTAGCTAGTATAATGTTAAAGGTGTTAGTATTATTCTAAAACTAACCTGTCCATAGAATATTCCAGGCTCCGTCAACCATGCAAAAGTTTTTGGAGTGTTATCtttatcaaagtaaaattGAAGTTTAGAGTATTTCAATGTGGATGGAATCTCCTGGAATCCTGTCTCCGTTGTGGTTAGATATGAATAGAAAATTGTCTGCAGCGAAGGCTTGTTATCGGTGAACACAGCACTACCAATAAACTGGTAAAGTCTTGTTGGTGTTGTtacaaatatgaaatattttgttgtattgtTGATTCTATGAAATTGGATGCCAGTTATCGGTGTGTCAGTGCCTTTTCCAATATCGAAAATctaaacagaaatattaattacaataattattaacagaAAACagcttattatttaaactaaatttagaattaaaaagtagaaaacaTTACCAATCCATCAACTTCCTTGCCTCCATAAAGGGGCAAGTAATTGGGCAGcttgcataaaaaaatatacaataaattaagatgcacaaaaattattagagtaaaatatgtattagtcTTGAAAACTGACTAccaatgaaataattgaaggggatgttttaaatattaggtccttacatatgaaattggcgttttgtatgggaggaacaaaaagtcgaatattttttaatataatataaataattaatcaaagtatgaaccattattttctatgcacttttgccatctcataggtagttcattgatccctttactaaaaaaaacagtcggacgggaatcaataaaatctttgaaggcgatttggactgccccatcggagttgaatttattcccttgcaagaagttatccaaatttcgaaaaaaatggtaatctgttggagcaaggtccggggagtacggaggatgtcttagactttccaattgaagctcttctaatttagtagccgtctgttgcgcagtgtgtggtctagcgttgtcgtgaagcagcagtggcgtggagcgattgaccagcctagattgtttagccgctagcttttccatcatggtttgcaattgctgacaatagacatcagccgtaatagtctggccagatttgagaaaactgtaatgaacaataccggcactagtccaccaaacgcttacaagtaacttttttggggttaattttcgcttggggcaggatttggctggctggccaggatccaaccattgcgctgagcgcttccgattatcgtaaagaacccatttttcatcacaggtaatgattcggtttaaaataccttcattattgtgccggtttagtaatgtaacgcaacagtcgacgcgcgtttgccggtttgcttcagtcaattcgtgaggtacccacctttcaagctttttaatcttcccaatttgcttcaagtgaattaaaacagttttatcactaacatcgcagcctgccgctaactcggacgtggtttgcgatggatccgcttccacaatagccttcaactcttcattatcaacttgagtctcatgccgtccacggggcttgttctgcagatcgaaatttccagaacgaaaacgttggaaccaaaaacgaactgtgttttcttttgcaacacgaccgccatacacatcattcacccttcgagtcgtttccgcagcactagtgccacggcggaactcgtactcgtaaataatgcgatattttaagttttccattttgtaaaatgagtgacgcaaacagaaaaaaacagaagaaaaaaaacaaatgaatgacggtcatcgaaccacaaatacatgagtctatagctgtacaaatttgaatttggaattccttaccaaagaggagaaattcgtgattaaagtggccagtacgaaaaacgccaatttcatatgtaaggacctaatataactaatttttaaactgtaatattcaaactttatagcaGCTTTATTAAGTATAACTACAAGTGCATATCTTCATAACTGTATAGCCACTGCATATTAAATTTCAGAACGATGTAAAGTTGGAGTGTTAATGTACATACTTGTCTCCAATACTGCTGACTGCcagaaaacattttatcattatcaGCTTCTAATTCTGTTTCGAGTAAATGTCCCTGTGATGTTCCCAATAGTATGGGCCCAGTAGTGGTAACTGATTTATTCTCATAATTCCAGCCAACTTCTGTTACTTCATAATTCCGTGACTTGCTAACAGATTTGGGCTTATTTCGGGAACGGTGCAGGTATATAAGTTCTGGATTTCCTTCCTTATTCCTTGCAGCGAATGCCAAAAGCAAGTGCTGTCCAAGAGGGTCCAGAAATATGTTAGACAGCTTTGTGTTAGGTTGTACAAATTTTGCATAGTGGAtttctgaaattaatttattatttagaacaTTAGACATCAGACAACACATATGTGACTGAAGGAGAAAAATGTTGGAATTATAGAATTGATACTTAATGTCAACAATctaaatcttattatttttatttttctgtctttaaagaagaattttagtacattaacatttg belongs to Papilio machaon chromosome 10, ilPapMach1.1, whole genome shotgun sequence and includes:
- the LOC106708040 gene encoding vacuolar protein sorting-associated protein 18 homolog, producing the protein MTSIFDQLEQASQISQRAEPVSEPMTSSGYITMQMEDNTPMFSKQKMNFNPSDLITHVAVASDYLVLAMANGKLFRLDLKMPDQHEEIHYAKFVQPNTKLSNIFLDPLGQHLLLAFAARNKEGNPELIYLHRSRNKPKSVSKSRNYEVTEVGWNYENKSVTTTGPILLGTSQGHLLETELEADNDKMFSGSQQYWRQIFDIGKGTDTPITGIQFHRINNTTKYFIFVTTPTRLYQFIGSAVFTDNKPSLQTIFYSYLTTTETGFQEIPSTLKYSKLQFYFDKDNTPKTFAWLTEPGIFYGQLDPTSQQNSNSLFTQGELINYPAEKIDTKDLVSEKSDAAEKTPLAFVLTEFHAILMFSDKVKAVSLLNQELVYQDTYSEAHGKLKNIVKDPIRRTIWAVTDKAVFRYKVIREERNVWRIYSDKEEFDLAKQYCHNNPAFIDIINVKQAELLFSRGEYEKSVEIFAETQCSFETVCLKFLEVNQTNALKFYLAKRIDALNEDDKTLISMIVIWMTELYLSQLGFLRRKGKEDSDEYCQIQSDFEMFLLQPKVMNCMHHVKSVIYDLMASHGDKHNLIKLTIINEDYENVIEQNIYKKSYLEALKILQGLRRPDLYYQFAPMLMEAAPKHTVDALISQGHSLTPSKLLPAFLGCENDDKHVLEIIRYLEYIVQNFNGKDKAIHNYLLTLYAERNKPALMRYLSRQGQSLDMVNFDVHYALRICREKNVPEACVKLSALLGLWEAAVERALDVDVPLAKSVAAMPEDTEMQRRLWLTIAEHVITKNQDLKEAMSLLQECPLIKIEDILPFFSDVVTIDHFREPICQSLQEYNTQIEDLKAEMEEASKSAECVRDEIQSFRNRSVVVSVSDACCACALALLLRPFYLFPCAHRFHADCLLTEIQPTLSPARRNKLSDLQRRLSVLSSAELAAVTASGLPLREVIRNEIDDIVASECIFCGEYMIACIDKPFITDEDWDKVMKEWE